The following proteins come from a genomic window of Ailuropoda melanoleuca isolate Jingjing chromosome 2, ASM200744v2, whole genome shotgun sequence:
- the CHRNA1 gene encoding acetylcholine receptor subunit alpha: protein MEPWPLLLLLGLCSAGLVLGSEHETRLVAKLFEDYNSVVRPVEDHRQAVEVTVGLQLIQLINVDEVNQIVTTNVRLKQQWVDYNLKWNPEDYGGVKKIHIPSEKIWRPDLVLYNNADGDFAIVKFTKVLLDYTGHITWTPPAIFKSYCEIIVTHFPFDEQNCSMKLGTWTYDGSVVAINPESDQPDLSNFMESGEWVIKESRGWKHWVFYACCPSTPYLDITYHFVMQRLPLYFIVNVIIPCLLFSFLTGLVFYLPTDSGEKMTLSISVLLSLTVFLLVIVELIPSTSSAVPLIGKYMLFTMVFVIASIIITVIVINTHHRSPSTHVMPDWVRKVFIDTIPNVMFFSTMKRPSREKQDKKIFTEDIDISDISGKPGPPPMGFHSPLIKHPEVKSAIEGVKYIAETMKSDQESNNAAEEWKYVAMVMDHILLGVFMLVCIIGTLAVFAGRLIELNQQG, encoded by the exons ATGGAGCCCTGGCCGCTCCTCCTGCTCCTGGGGCTCTGCTCAG CTGGCCTCGTCCTGGGCTCCGAACATGAGACCCGCCTGGTGGCGAAGCTATTTGAAGATTACAACAGTGTGGTGCGGCCAGTGGAAGACCACCGCCAGGCTGTAGAGGTCACCGTGGGCCTACAGCTGATCCAGCTCATCAACGTG GATGAAGTAAATCAGATTGTGACAACCAACGTGCGGCTGAAACAG CAATGGGTGGATTACAACCTAAAATGGAATCCAGAAGACTATGGAGGtgtgaaaaaaatccacattccCTCGGAAAAGATCTGGCGCCCAGACCTTGTTCTTTATAACAA TGCAGATGGTGACTTTGCCATTGTCAAGTTCACCAAAGTGCTCCTGGACTACACTGGCCACATCACATGGACACCCCCGGCCATCTTCAAAAGCTACTGTGAGATCATCGTCACCCACTTCCCTTTTGATGAACAGAACTGCAGCATGAAGCTGGGCACCTGGACCTATGACGGCTCGGTGGTGGCCATCAACCCG GAAAGCGACCAACCAGACCTGAGCAACTTCATGGAAAGTGGAGAATGGGTGATCAAGGAGTCCCGGGGCTggaagcactgggtgttctatgcctgctgcccctccaccccctaccTGGACATCACCTACCACTTTGTCATGCAGCGCCTGCCTCTCTACTTCATCGTCAACGTCATCATTCCCTgcctgctcttttcctttctaactGGCCTGGTGTTCTACCTGCCCACGGACTCAG GAGAGAAGATGACTCTAAGCATCTCTGTTCTGCTGTCCTTAACCGTGTTCCTCCTGGTCATCGTGGAGCTGATCCCTTCCACCTCCAGTGCCGTGCCCTTGATTGGGAAATACATGCTGTTCACCATGGTGTTTGTCATCGCgtccatcatcatcaccgtcatcgtCATCAATACACACCACCGCTCCCCCAGCACCCACGTCATGCCCGACTGGGTACGCAAG gTTTTTATCGACACTATCCCAAATGTCATGTTCTTCTCCACAATGAAAAGACCATccagagaaaaacaagacaaaaagattTTTACAGAAGACATTGATATTTCTGACATTTCTGGGAAGCCAGGGCCTCCACCCATGGGTTTCCACTCTCCCCTGATCAAACATCCCGAGGTAAAAAGTGCCATTGAAGGAGTCAAATACATCGCAGAGACCATGAAGTCAGACCAGGAGTCCAATAAC gcGGCCGAGGAATGGAAGTACGTTGCAATGGTGATGGACCACATTCTCCTTGGGGTCTTCATGCTTGTCTGTATCATTGGAACCCTGGCCGTGTTTGCAGGTCGGCTCATTGAATTAAATCAGCAAGGATGA